The Ignavibacteriota bacterium genome includes the window ATCCCGGCATAGCCCGCCTCGACATCACCGCCAAGAAGGCGCAAACCTGAACGCACGGAGTAATTAACTGTCGAAGAGGATCCGGCCACACCCAGGGTGGCATCGTAACCAACAACGCCGCCATAGAGCAGGGGGCGTTGCAGATCTCCGATGAGGGGTGCATGGTTATACGAAATCTGCTTCATTCGAGTCGGAAGACTCGCGGTTCTTTCGAATTCGGCGAGGACGGGCAGGACATGCTCGGACGTGACGTTGGCCGTCAGGTCCCTGAGAGATGTGACTATCGAGATGTCGAATGCCGCCTCGAAGATTGAAGGCAGGACGTATACCTCGAGGTCTTCTGTAATGCTCCCTGCGGAATCGAGAAGACGCAAGCGGTCGCCGAACTGTGCACGATGAGTTTGGAAGTCCACTTCAAACGGTACGCCCTCAATGGAAAAGGTTCCGGTGACCGATTTTCGTACTGCATCGTACCGTGTCTTCACATGCAGCTTTGTGCAGACATCAATAAAGGGAAGGTACAGCGAATCCTTGTAAAAGCGACCTATAACTGTGGCACGAACTACTCGATCGTACCGAAGTGTCAGGAAGGCCTCACTGATGTCGTCGTCATGAGTTGACTGTGCAGACGTCACAAACGCGAGACACGATAGGAATACAAGGGAAATGCCGACGCTGCGTGTAGGCATAGCGCGGGAATTGGGGGCACCGGTTCTTTGAGGCGGCGCGAGCTGTTACTCTGCGCCGATGGCAAGGGCTTTGGATACTGTATGCGGCGGTGACTGTGACTGCTGTTCTTTGGGAATGTCATCTCGGGATCCATTCACCATAATCTCCGCAGTGTAATTTCCCGGGGGCAGCTTACCGGCCTCAAAATGAAAACGTCGTACAAGTTCGTAGTACACTGCAATCGATTCCAGAGTTTCGGCAACGGGTTCGCCGCGGGCATCGAGAACGCGCACACGTGCAACCCCCCAGTATGGGCTGTTTCCCGACCGCGTGAACCGACACAGGATGGAGACGCCATTTGAATCGACCTTTGATCGTATACTATCGACGGAGACGTTGGCTGTTGTTTTTCCCTTCAGATAGACCGCGGCTGTTACCTGTTCGACGGCGATAACGAGTTGCGCGAGTGTCGAGTCGCCGTGCACCTCTGGCGTGATGGGTTTTACTGCGGGCAGCGAACGCACGACCATTCTTGTCCAATAAGCACCGTCCACCAGCGAACCCGCATCACGAACAAGTAGTTTGACGTATTGTTCCTCCCCTGGAGGTATCACAAGTTTTCGGGGAAATACCTTGAGATGTGGGACGAGCGAGTGCCGCTTCTCGGTCACGGAATCATTCTTCTGCATGAACAGTTTTCCGTTCTCGTCACTCGCGGGATATCCGAAGAAAAATTCGATGCTGACCTCTCGTGCGGTTTCCGAGGTGTTCTTGACGAGAAAGGTGCCGGTTTTAGAATCGGGATCGATGAACACCGATGTCGGCGCGATCATGAGCTGCGCTTCCGCGTGTGCGAACGGCAGGAGCAACGGGAGCAGCATGAGGAAACGGTACATGAAACCTCCGGACGAGAGGTGGTTCAGTGACACATTTGGGAAATGGAAATAAGCAGTACACCGGTGTAGGATCCGGCACTCGTGGCGGCCGACGTGGTGATTGACCCGGCGAACCAGATGTACATCGAGGCAGTGCACGCTGATCCTCCGCTTGGCAGAGTGAACGTGCCATACGATTGTGTTGCGGAAAGAAGTGGCAGCAAACCGGATTGGGTATATGTAGTTTTTTTCTTCACTGCGCTGCGGCTGAATGGTATCGTCCCCGGACCCGAACGACGCAGTGTTACCGCAGTGGCAATCTGAATCGCGACTGTTGCACCGCGTGGTCCGGAGACTTTGTAACACAATGCCCCCGGGGAAGTGGGAGTCAGTGAGGCCACGGCACCTGGATACAGTGTGCCGAAATCGAGCTCATCGTTCATCGCGTCGATGGAGAGATGCTGCGCATGACACAGAGTGGCAGAGGCGACTAACAACACTGCGATACAGGCGACGCGCAGGCCCGTCTGCATTACGCGACCGATGACATGTTGATGCACCATGAAGGAGTCCCGCAGTTCTCGCTGAAATTACATGGAGTATTGCAAGATACACACATCGTAGGTCCCGAGGTAGTATCCTGTGTTTGCATTCGCGGGTACTTGGAGCGAACCGCCTACCCAGAAGTATATCTGCGAGAGAGCACTCTGACCTCGTTGCCCTGGTAGTGTCGTCTGGCCGCGTGCCACTCCCGAATACAGAAATACAACGGATGCCGATTGTGTACTGCTGTTGCACTTGCGCACGGTGCTGCGCGTGAACTGCACGGTATTGTTTGATCCGTTGGCAAAACCTGAGGACGTTCTCCGTCGCAATGTGGCGGTCAGCGGAAATTGTATTTCCACCGCCGCAGTCGCCTCTCCGCGTGCGATGAATTGCCAGGCGTTCGACGATGTCGACGGCACTGTCACGGTGTTTCCACGCATGCACGATTGTACACACCAGGAAATGCAGTTGCCTTCGACGCAGGCGGGACGGGCGATTGTTATCGTTACACTCCCTTCCGCCTGGAACGGCTGTGAATACAGCCCCGCAGGGAGAAGGACGGTGACGAATACCATAATCCGACAGCCGACACTCAGGGATACCATTGGTATGCGCTCAGCGGGAGAGTTACGAAACAATGTGCTGCATACAGATAGCAGGGTGGGGACGGAAACGGTAGCCC containing:
- a CDS encoding DUF4402 domain-containing protein, translating into MTVPSTSSNAWQFIARGEATAAVEIQFPLTATLRRRTSSGFANGSNNTVQFTRSTVRKCNSSTQSASVVFLYSGVARGQTTLPGQRGQSALSQIYFWVGGSLQVPANANTGYYLGTYDVCILQYSM